A single window of Nitrospirota bacterium DNA harbors:
- the thiD gene encoding bifunctional hydroxymethylpyrimidine kinase/phosphomethylpyrimidine kinase, translating to MKIALTIAGSDPTGGAGLQADLKTFRAFGVYGLSVPAVFTAQNTEGVCDIYDLPPDFFSMQLDVILRDIRPDALKTGMLYSTDAIKIVAEKVKDYSLKNFVVDPVTVSSTGTSLIKNEALEAIKLYLFPVSKVITPNIYEASIFTGINIEDEDGMKRAAVMLKELGPEVVVITGGHLTGKTLDLLWDGKEFLFLKGKKVEGQFHGTGCAFSSAITACLALGYDVEKAVVAAKEFVWKAINSSLSIGRGLKILNL from the coding sequence ATGAAGATTGCCCTCACCATTGCAGGCTCAGACCCCACAGGTGGCGCTGGGCTGCAGGCTGATTTAAAAACTTTCAGGGCGTTCGGGGTTTATGGCCTCAGCGTCCCTGCAGTGTTCACCGCGCAGAATACAGAAGGGGTTTGTGATATTTATGATTTGCCCCCTGATTTTTTTTCAATGCAACTCGATGTAATCCTTAGAGACATCCGGCCCGATGCTTTAAAGACAGGAATGTTATACAGCACTGATGCCATAAAAATCGTTGCTGAAAAAGTAAAGGATTATTCTTTGAAAAATTTCGTTGTTGACCCTGTAACAGTATCCTCTACAGGGACATCACTTATTAAAAATGAAGCATTAGAGGCTATAAAACTCTATCTCTTTCCCGTATCAAAGGTGATAACGCCGAATATTTATGAGGCCTCAATTTTTACTGGCATAAACATTGAAGATGAAGATGGGATGAAGAGGGCGGCTGTAATGTTAAAAGAACTTGGGCCTGAGGTAGTAGTCATCACAGGCGGGCATCTAACAGGAAAGACCCTTGACCTTTTATGGGATGGTAAGGAATTTTTATTCTTAAAAGGGAAAAAAGTTGAGGGCCAGTTTCATGGCACAGGTTGTGCTTTTTCATCGGCCATAACTGCCTGTCTTGCCCTCGGTTATGATGTAGAGAAGGCGGTGGTGGCAGCAAAAGAATTTGTCTGGAAGGCCATAAATTCCTCTCTATCTATAGGGAGAGGCCTTAAGATATTGAATCTCTGA
- a CDS encoding methionine adenosyltransferase — protein MIEVELYRGTPVSDQKVEIVERKGLGHPDYMCDSIMESISVALSKEYLKEFGTILHHNIDKGLLVAGQVQRSFGGGRVIKPMELIIGDRATFEANGRKIKVEDIAVETSKMWLRENLRFVDPEKDVRFRVVLAPGSTELTDIFMRAGEIRVANDTSAAIGYYPLTPTERAVLSLEGYLNSFEFKSLYPETGEDVKVMGMRDGRNLDITVAMPMLADYIHAEADYFNKKELLHRVMVRHLEDGFKDFFNEIEVHFNTLDKQGRGLGGIYLSVLGTSAEDADSGQVGRGNRVNGLISMNRPMGTEAAAGKNPVSHVGKIYNIFSHKVARDIYERVEGLKEVYILLLSRIGTPINEPQVASLQLSVEDGADLNEVTRKSREIMEEELSRIGDFCFELAMGKYPVC, from the coding sequence ATGATTGAAGTAGAACTTTACAGAGGCACGCCAGTCTCAGACCAGAAGGTCGAGATAGTTGAACGCAAGGGGCTGGGGCACCCGGACTACATGTGCGACTCCATTATGGAGTCTATTTCTGTTGCCCTGAGCAAAGAATATTTAAAAGAGTTCGGCACAATACTTCACCACAATATTGACAAGGGACTCCTTGTAGCAGGCCAGGTTCAGAGGAGCTTTGGAGGAGGCAGGGTAATAAAACCAATGGAGCTGATTATTGGCGACAGGGCGACTTTTGAGGCTAATGGAAGAAAGATTAAAGTTGAAGATATTGCTGTAGAGACATCAAAGATGTGGCTCAGGGAAAACCTCCGTTTTGTGGACCCTGAAAAGGATGTTCGATTTAGAGTTGTGCTTGCCCCTGGCTCAACAGAGCTGACTGATATATTTATGAGGGCAGGAGAAATAAGGGTTGCCAATGATACATCTGCGGCTATTGGTTATTACCCCCTAACCCCAACTGAAAGGGCAGTCCTTTCACTCGAGGGATATTTAAATTCTTTTGAATTTAAATCCCTTTATCCTGAGACAGGAGAGGATGTTAAAGTAATGGGCATGAGAGACGGAAGAAATCTTGACATAACAGTGGCAATGCCCATGCTCGCTGACTATATCCATGCAGAGGCCGATTACTTTAATAAGAAGGAATTGCTGCATAGAGTTATGGTCAGGCATCTTGAAGATGGGTTTAAAGATTTCTTTAATGAGATTGAAGTCCACTTTAATACGCTGGATAAGCAGGGCAGGGGTCTCGGCGGCATCTATCTCAGCGTCCTCGGAACATCTGCTGAAGATGCTGATTCAGGCCAGGTTGGCCGTGGAAACAGGGTAAACGGTCTTATATCAATGAACAGGCCTATGGGGACAGAGGCAGCAGCAGGCAAGAACCCTGTAAGCCATGTGGGGAAAATTTATAATATCTTTTCCCACAAAGTGGCAAGGGATATTTATGAACGTGTAGAAGGGCTTAAAGAGGTATATATCCTGCTTCTCAGCAGGATAGGGACGCCTATAAATGAACCTCAGGTTGCTTCTCTCCAGCTTTCTGTGGAAGATGGTGCTGATTTGAATGAGGTTACAAGAAAAAGCAGGGAGATAATGGAGGAGGAGCTTTCAAGAATCGGGGATTTCTGCTTTGAACTTGCAATGGGGAAATATCCTGTTTGTTAG
- the thiE gene encoding thiamine phosphate synthase has product MTSKQSIDFRVYLITDRKLVTRHPSLVSAIKEALKGGLKALQLREKDLGTRELLELAYKMRELTKKYNAKLFINDRLDIALCVDADGVHLGQNSIPPGAVRKAVKRRLLIGVSTHSLKEAEEAEKAGADFITFGPIYKTPSKLKYGPPVGIEALREVCKRIRLPVFAIGGVNINKLSELKQTGAHGVALISAILCAGDIREMTRKFMRSWEMNK; this is encoded by the coding sequence GTGACAAGTAAACAGTCAATAGATTTTAGAGTTTATCTAATAACAGATAGAAAACTCGTCACTCGTCACCCGTCACTCGTCTCTGCTATTAAGGAGGCATTAAAGGGAGGGCTAAAGGCGCTGCAGCTCAGAGAGAAGGATTTGGGGACAAGGGAATTACTTGAGCTGGCATATAAAATGAGGGAATTGACAAAAAAATATAATGCAAAACTTTTTATCAATGACAGGCTCGATATTGCCCTGTGTGTAGATGCTGATGGCGTTCATCTTGGCCAGAATAGCATCCCTCCAGGTGCGGTTAGAAAGGCTGTGAAAAGGAGACTTCTAATCGGGGTCTCGACTCATAGCCTGAAGGAGGCAGAAGAGGCAGAAAAAGCAGGCGCTGATTTTATAACCTTTGGCCCTATCTATAAGACGCCTTCAAAATTAAAGTACGGCCCACCTGTTGGTATTGAGGCATTGAGAGAAGTGTGTAAAAGAATAAGGCTTCCGGTATTTGCCATTGGAGGCGTTAATATAAACAAGTTAAGTGAATTAAAACAAACAGGCGCACATGGCGTTGCCCTTATATCTGCTATTTTGTGTGCAGGGGATATCAGGGAGATGACAAGAAAGTTTATGAGGTCTTGGGAGATGAATAAATGA
- the thiC gene encoding phosphomethylpyrimidine synthase ThiC codes for MTRIELTKKGIITEEIRKVAFAEGLRPEDIAIDIADGLTVIPKNIKHDISPVGIGRGLSTKINANIGTSRDRVSFDEEMQKLDLLVRYGSDAVMDLSTGGPIKDLRRLLIRKSPITVGTVPIYEAAVMAAETHGSISKMSPDDLFKTIEEHAEDGVDFITVHCGLTRKAIERLRDEGRILDVVSRGGAFLVEWMIYNEKENPLYEYYDRLLEIARKYDLTLSLGDGLRPGCLADATDRSQIEELLTLGELRDRAIDKGIQTIIEGPGHVPINQIELNVKIQKEICKGAPFYVLGPLVTDIAMGYDHIAAAIGGAIAGAAGADFLCYVTPSEHIRLPSLDNVKEGVIASRIAAHAADIAKGVKGAIEKDREMAHKRKALDWDGQIALCFDTDRVRQWRAEAPPAEKEVCSMCGEFCAIRTVERALKKGIS; via the coding sequence ATGACAAGAATTGAACTAACAAAAAAAGGAATAATTACAGAAGAGATTAGAAAAGTGGCCTTTGCTGAGGGGCTCAGGCCAGAGGACATTGCAATTGACATTGCAGATGGCCTTACAGTCATACCTAAAAATATAAAACACGATATAAGTCCTGTTGGCATTGGCAGAGGTCTCAGTACCAAGATCAATGCAAATATAGGCACATCCAGAGACAGGGTATCTTTTGATGAAGAGATGCAGAAGCTGGATTTGCTTGTGAGATATGGTTCTGATGCAGTTATGGATCTCTCAACAGGAGGCCCTATAAAAGACCTCAGGAGATTGCTCATCAGAAAATCGCCTATTACAGTAGGGACAGTCCCGATTTATGAGGCTGCTGTCATGGCAGCGGAAACCCATGGCTCTATCTCAAAGATGAGCCCTGATGATTTATTTAAAACAATTGAGGAGCACGCAGAAGACGGCGTGGACTTTATCACTGTGCATTGCGGCCTTACAAGAAAAGCCATTGAGAGGCTCAGGGACGAAGGGAGGATACTGGATGTTGTGAGCCGTGGAGGCGCCTTTCTTGTTGAATGGATGATATACAATGAAAAGGAAAACCCGCTTTATGAGTATTACGACAGGCTGCTTGAGATTGCAAGAAAATATGACCTTACCTTAAGCCTCGGTGATGGCCTGAGGCCCGGATGCCTTGCAGATGCAACAGACAGGAGCCAGATTGAAGAACTGCTTACACTTGGAGAATTAAGAGACAGGGCGATCGACAAAGGTATCCAGACAATCATTGAGGGCCCGGGTCACGTGCCAATAAATCAGATTGAGCTTAATGTAAAAATTCAAAAAGAAATTTGTAAGGGCGCGCCATTCTATGTCCTCGGCCCACTTGTAACTGATATTGCAATGGGCTATGACCATATTGCTGCTGCAATAGGGGGCGCCATTGCAGGAGCTGCAGGAGCAGATTTTCTCTGCTATGTAACTCCTTCAGAGCACATAAGGCTTCCGAGTCTTGATAATGTTAAGGAAGGTGTTATTGCATCGAGGATTGCTGCCCATGCCGCTGACATTGCAAAGGGCGTAAAAGGAGCCATTGAAAAAGACAGGGAAATGGCACACAAGAGAAAGGCCCTTGACTGGGACGGTCAGATTGCCCTCTGCTTTGATACAGACAGGGTCAGGCAATGGAGGGCAGAGGCGCCTCCGGCTGAGAAAGAAGTATGCAGCATGTGTGGCGAGTTCTGCGCCATAAGGACAGTGGAAAGGGCACTGAAAAAGGGTATTTCTTAA